From the genome of Mycetocola spongiae, one region includes:
- a CDS encoding alpha/beta hydrolase has protein sequence MAEKNSDAGRGPALPRIIPARPAGPGQIPERAPEVSGWHPDVLGAPFQALTLPLGEDVDGPILATLVRDSRRPRRFTGGAVRAAATRAHARPPGRLEAAAARGTDILYLHGWSDYFFQTELADFWHERGARFHALDLRRYGRSLRPGQTPGFIENLEDYDADIEAALEAMGHGENPTSRRRLILMAHSTGGLTASLWAHRHPGRIEALILNAPWLEFQAGEFGRNTLEPLIHLGALYDPRAKLPGVDFGYYSRATSDVFGGEWHLDPHWRPERGFPVSVGWLRTILAGHAAVARGLTLEVPVLTLLSDSSTVTPSWSERMRHSDSVLVVDDIAQRSLRLGSTVTVSRVAGALHDVFLSEPKVRADAYARLDSWLRRYPRGL, from the coding sequence TTGGCCGAAAAAAACAGCGACGCGGGCCGCGGGCCCGCCCTGCCCCGGATCATCCCCGCGCGCCCGGCCGGGCCGGGGCAGATACCGGAGCGCGCCCCGGAAGTTTCCGGCTGGCATCCCGATGTGCTGGGTGCGCCGTTTCAGGCACTCACGCTGCCGCTCGGGGAGGACGTGGACGGGCCGATCCTGGCCACCCTGGTGCGCGATTCGCGCCGCCCGCGCCGGTTCACCGGTGGCGCCGTGCGCGCCGCCGCCACCCGGGCGCATGCCCGCCCGCCCGGCCGACTGGAGGCCGCGGCGGCCCGCGGCACGGACATCCTCTATCTGCACGGCTGGTCCGATTATTTTTTCCAGACCGAGCTCGCCGATTTTTGGCATGAGCGCGGCGCCCGCTTCCACGCGCTGGATCTGCGCCGCTATGGGCGCAGCCTGCGCCCCGGCCAGACCCCGGGGTTCATCGAAAACCTCGAGGATTATGACGCCGATATCGAGGCCGCGCTCGAGGCGATGGGACACGGGGAAAACCCCACCTCGCGCCGCCGCCTCATCCTGATGGCCCACTCCACCGGCGGGCTCACCGCGAGCCTCTGGGCCCACCGCCATCCGGGCCGCATCGAGGCACTGATCCTGAACGCGCCGTGGCTCGAGTTTCAGGCGGGGGAGTTTGGGCGCAATACGCTGGAACCGCTGATCCACCTCGGGGCGCTCTATGACCCGCGCGCCAAGCTCCCGGGCGTGGACTTCGGCTATTACAGCCGGGCCACAAGCGATGTCTTTGGCGGGGAATGGCACCTCGATCCGCACTGGCGGCCCGAACGCGGCTTCCCCGTGAGCGTGGGATGGCTGCGCACGATCCTCGCGGGGCATGCGGCCGTGGCGCGCGGGCTCACGCTCGAGGTTCCCGTGCTCACGCTGCTCTCGGATTCCTCCACGGTCACGCCGTCCTGGTCGGAGCGGATGCGGCATAGCGATAGCGTGCTGGTGGTGGACGATATCGCCCAGCGCAGCCTGCGGCTCGGCTCCACCGTGACGGTCTCCCGGGTGGCCGGGGCACTACACGACGTGTTTTTATCCGAGCCGAAGGTGCGGGCGGATGCCTATGCGCGGCTGGACTCCTGGCTGCGCCGCTATCCGCGCGGCCTCTAG
- a CDS encoding FAD-dependent oxidoreductase: protein MSKLRLAIVGAGPAGIYAADILLKAEHDHNVSIDLFEQLPAPYGLVRYGVAPDHPRIKGIVNALRDVLDRGDIRIFGNVRYGEDITLDDLKKHYNAVIFSTGAVRDANLDIPGIDLDGSYGAADFVNWFDAHPDVPTEWPLEAREVAVIGNGNVALDVARMLAKHADDLLPTEIPDNVYRGLKDSPVTDVHVFGRRGPAQVKFTPLELRELGELNDVDMVLYDEDFDHDAASQEAIETNKQIMVINRVLQKWRTEEPGTASRRLHLHFYANPAEVVGEDGKVTAFRYERTRATGFGGVEGTGEIRELPMQAIYRAVGYYGSPLSEIPFDETRGVIPNRAGQVHDASGAQVPGVYATGWIKRGPVGLIGATKSDAMETIEQVLADRETWWTPEDPSEESIPALLESRGVEYTDLDGWHRLDEHEIKLGEPHERARIKVGNREDMVNISRDTRG from the coding sequence ATGAGCAAGCTGCGCCTCGCAATCGTTGGAGCCGGTCCCGCCGGCATCTATGCGGCCGACATTCTGCTCAAGGCCGAACACGACCACAACGTGTCGATCGACCTCTTCGAGCAGCTCCCCGCACCCTATGGCCTGGTGCGCTACGGTGTGGCCCCGGACCACCCGCGCATTAAGGGCATCGTAAACGCGCTGCGCGATGTGCTGGACCGCGGCGATATCCGCATCTTTGGCAATGTGCGCTACGGCGAGGACATCACCCTCGACGACCTGAAGAAGCACTATAACGCCGTGATCTTCTCGACCGGTGCCGTGCGCGATGCCAACCTGGACATCCCCGGAATCGATCTCGATGGCTCCTATGGTGCCGCCGATTTTGTGAACTGGTTTGACGCCCACCCCGATGTTCCCACCGAGTGGCCGCTGGAGGCCCGCGAGGTTGCGGTGATCGGAAACGGCAACGTGGCGCTGGATGTCGCGCGCATGCTCGCGAAGCACGCCGATGACCTGCTGCCCACCGAGATCCCCGATAACGTCTATCGCGGACTCAAGGATTCCCCCGTGACCGATGTGCACGTATTTGGCCGCCGCGGCCCCGCCCAGGTGAAGTTCACCCCGCTCGAGCTGCGCGAGCTGGGCGAGCTGAATGACGTGGACATGGTGCTCTATGACGAGGACTTCGATCACGATGCCGCGTCGCAGGAGGCCATCGAAACCAATAAGCAGATCATGGTGATTAACCGCGTGCTGCAGAAGTGGCGCACCGAGGAGCCCGGCACCGCGAGCCGCCGCCTGCACCTGCACTTCTATGCCAACCCGGCCGAGGTGGTCGGCGAGGACGGAAAGGTCACCGCCTTCCGCTATGAGCGCACGCGCGCGACCGGTTTTGGCGGGGTCGAGGGCACGGGCGAGATCCGCGAGCTGCCGATGCAGGCCATCTATCGCGCGGTGGGCTATTACGGTTCGCCGCTCTCGGAGATCCCGTTTGACGAGACCCGCGGCGTGATCCCGAACCGCGCCGGCCAGGTGCACGATGCCAGCGGCGCCCAGGTGCCCGGCGTTTATGCCACCGGCTGGATTAAGCGCGGCCCGGTGGGCCTGATCGGTGCCACCAAATCCGATGCGATGGAAACCATCGAGCAGGTCCTCGCCGACCGCGAAACCTGGTGGACCCCCGAGGACCCCTCCGAGGAGTCGATCCCGGCGCTGCTGGAATCCCGCGGCGTGGAATATACCGACCTGGACGGCTGGCACCGCCTGGACGAGCACGAGATTAAGCTCGGTGAGCCGCATGAGCGCGCGCGCATCAAGGTGGGAAACCGCGAGGATATGGTCAATATTTCGCGCGATACCCGCGGCTAA
- a CDS encoding polyprenyl synthetase family protein encodes MTERIFASPETKRLLRSVDDGLALIEDGLETQLAYTDSVADSMSRYLLEAGGKRVRPMLLLLTAQLGAGTSADVITAAEAIEITHLGSLYHDDVMDDSDKRRGVPSAHTVWGNSAAILTGDLLFARASQLMAELGERAIRIQAGTFERLVLGQLHETVGPRPEDDLEEHYIQVLADKTGSLIAAAAQSGVIFSGADPSFEAPVVEYGEKIGIAFQLIDDVIDLSPAPEETGKVPGTDLRAGVSTLPMIYLRRLAETDAEAAALVARIESDSEAELTGEAAADFSRAIASLREHEVTARTLDAARRWADEAVAALAPLPDGAVKQALTRFAEVIVERSR; translated from the coding sequence ATGACCGAGCGCATCTTCGCCTCCCCGGAAACCAAGCGCCTCTTGCGGTCGGTGGACGACGGACTCGCCCTGATCGAGGACGGTCTGGAGACCCAGCTGGCCTATACCGATTCGGTGGCCGATAGCATGAGCCGCTACCTCCTGGAGGCCGGCGGCAAGCGGGTGCGCCCGATGCTGCTGCTGCTCACCGCGCAGCTGGGAGCCGGCACCAGCGCCGATGTGATCACGGCCGCGGAGGCCATCGAGATCACCCACCTCGGCTCGCTCTACCACGATGACGTCATGGACGATTCGGATAAGCGCCGCGGCGTCCCGAGCGCGCATACGGTATGGGGAAACTCCGCCGCGATCCTCACCGGCGACCTCCTCTTCGCCCGCGCCAGCCAGCTCATGGCGGAGCTCGGGGAGCGCGCCATCCGGATCCAGGCCGGCACGTTTGAACGCCTGGTCCTGGGCCAGCTGCACGAGACCGTGGGCCCGCGGCCCGAGGATGACCTCGAGGAGCACTATATTCAGGTGCTCGCCGATAAAACCGGTTCGCTGATCGCCGCCGCCGCCCAGTCCGGCGTGATCTTCTCGGGTGCCGATCCCAGCTTCGAGGCCCCGGTGGTGGAATACGGCGAGAAGATCGGTATCGCATTCCAGCTGATCGACGACGTGATCGACCTCTCCCCGGCCCCCGAGGAGACCGGCAAGGTGCCCGGCACGGATCTGCGCGCGGGCGTGAGCACGCTGCCGATGATCTATCTGCGCCGCCTCGCCGAGACCGATGCCGAGGCCGCCGCGCTCGTGGCCCGCATCGAATCCGATAGCGAGGCCGAACTCACCGGCGAGGCCGCCGCGGACTTCTCCCGCGCAATCGCCTCGCTGCGCGAGCACGAGGTCACCGCGCGCACGCTCGACGCCGCGCGGCGCTGGGCCGATGAGGCCGTGGCCGCCCTCGCGCCGCTGCCCGATGGTGCCGTGAAGCAGGCGCTTACGCGCTTTGCCGAGGTCATCGTCGAGCGCTCGCGCTAG
- a CDS encoding demethylmenaquinone methyltransferase, translated as MNKADLSKQPTQVSAMFDEVAAHYDRTNTIMSMGNDLLWRVATTRAVDAVPGERILDIAAGTGTSSAAIAKSGASVVAADFSPGMLEVGRKRYGKLARVSFVEADATNLPFADNEFDATTISFGLRNVVEPKKAIAEMLRVTKPGGRIVICEFSTPPNAAFRGLYDFYLGKITPALVKLASSNPDAYDYLNDSIQAWPTQQVLASWLREAGWVDVEYRNLTGGITALHRGTKAS; from the coding sequence ATGAATAAGGCCGATCTCTCCAAACAGCCCACCCAGGTCTCGGCGATGTTTGACGAGGTGGCCGCTCATTATGACCGCACAAATACGATCATGAGCATGGGCAATGACCTGCTCTGGCGCGTGGCCACCACGCGCGCCGTGGACGCGGTCCCCGGGGAGCGCATCCTCGATATCGCCGCGGGCACCGGCACCTCGAGTGCGGCGATCGCCAAATCCGGCGCGAGCGTAGTGGCCGCCGATTTTTCCCCCGGCATGCTTGAGGTCGGGCGCAAGCGCTACGGCAAGCTGGCCCGCGTGAGCTTTGTGGAGGCAGATGCCACCAATCTGCCCTTCGCCGATAACGAATTTGACGCCACCACGATCTCCTTTGGCCTGCGCAATGTGGTGGAACCCAAAAAGGCCATCGCCGAGATGCTGCGGGTGACCAAGCCCGGCGGCCGAATTGTCATCTGCGAGTTCTCCACCCCGCCCAATGCCGCCTTCCGCGGCCTCTACGATTTTTATCTGGGAAAGATCACCCCGGCGCTGGTCAAGCTCGCGAGCTCCAACCCCGATGCCTATGACTACCTCAACGACTCCATCCAGGCCTGGCCCACCCAGCAGGTCCTCGCCTCCTGGCTGCGCGAGGCCGGATGGGTGGATGTGGAATACCGCAACCTCACCGGCGGCATCACCGCACTGCACCGCGGTACCAAGGCCAGCTAG
- a CDS encoding isochorismate synthase produces MPPVSVPQLHVSTVAVADPGALFAYTPRESPLLWLREGEGLAGYGELLRVEFSGENRFTEAARYWRELGAAATVRDAVQLPGTGLVGLGTFTFSPVSEYRSVLIVPELILARSGGRAWVTRVRIGPETHHPAMVSDASRTQPRDPLGESVRLDLAAPEADAERHLDLVRAAIERIRRGDVAKVVLARTLTGTLPAGADRRRIVADLAATYPHCWTYAVDGMIGSSPETLVSVRGGALSLRVLAGTAARGIDAAADHAAADALMDSGKDRDEHDFAVRSALASLAPHAAQLLGGESPFTLQLPNLWHLATDITGRILDGASALDLVQALHPTAAVGGTPTPEATALITELEPFDRGRYAGPVGWVDAQGNGEWAIALRGAQIDADGTLTAYAGGGIVAGSDPASELEETRIKFRPILDALS; encoded by the coding sequence GTGCCCCCAGTAAGCGTTCCGCAGCTCCATGTCTCCACCGTTGCCGTGGCCGACCCCGGCGCACTCTTTGCCTATACGCCGCGCGAGTCGCCGCTGCTGTGGCTGCGCGAGGGCGAGGGCCTGGCCGGTTATGGCGAGCTGCTGCGGGTGGAGTTCTCGGGCGAGAATCGGTTTACCGAGGCCGCGCGCTATTGGCGCGAGCTCGGCGCCGCCGCCACCGTGCGCGATGCGGTGCAGCTGCCCGGCACGGGCCTCGTGGGCCTGGGCACGTTTACGTTCTCCCCCGTCTCCGAATATCGCAGCGTGCTGATCGTGCCCGAGCTGATTCTGGCGCGCTCGGGCGGCCGCGCCTGGGTGACCCGGGTGCGCATCGGCCCCGAGACGCACCACCCCGCGATGGTCTCCGATGCCAGCCGCACGCAGCCGCGCGATCCGCTGGGCGAGAGCGTGCGCCTGGATCTTGCCGCCCCCGAGGCGGATGCCGAGCGACACCTCGACCTCGTGCGCGCCGCGATCGAACGCATTCGGCGTGGCGATGTGGCCAAGGTGGTCCTGGCCCGCACTCTCACCGGCACGCTCCCGGCGGGGGCCGATCGTCGCCGCATCGTGGCCGATCTGGCCGCAACCTATCCCCACTGCTGGACATATGCCGTGGACGGCATGATCGGGTCCAGCCCCGAGACGCTGGTCAGCGTGCGCGGCGGCGCGCTGAGCCTGCGGGTGCTGGCCGGGACCGCTGCGCGCGGCATCGATGCCGCGGCCGATCACGCCGCGGCCGATGCGCTGATGGACTCGGGCAAGGACCGCGATGAACACGATTTTGCCGTGCGCAGCGCCCTCGCGTCGCTGGCGCCGCATGCCGCGCAGCTGCTCGGCGGGGAGAGCCCGTTTACGCTGCAACTCCCCAATCTCTGGCACCTGGCCACCGATATCACCGGGCGCATCCTGGATGGCGCGAGCGCGCTGGACCTCGTGCAGGCCCTGCATCCCACCGCCGCGGTGGGGGGCACCCCCACCCCCGAGGCCACCGCGCTGATCACCGAGCTCGAGCCCTTTGACCGCGGGCGCTATGCCGGGCCGGTGGGCTGGGTGGATGCCCAGGGAAACGGCGAGTGGGCGATCGCGCTGCGCGGCGCGCAGATCGACGCGGATGGCACACTCACCGCCTATGCCGGCGGCGGAATCGTCGCGGGTTCCGATCCGGCCTCCGAGCTCGAGGAGACGCGGATTAAATTCCGCCCCATCCTCGACGCCCTGAGCTAA
- a CDS encoding acyl-CoA dehydrogenase family protein, translated as MSTLTTAPALPTGVDADGPAATDAEFARIRAGFLPLFERIAAGAAERDRTRTLPRAEIRELAAAGFGALRVPRALGGPGLDLVQVFRLLAELAAADSNIAQALRGHFAFIEDRLAGGSPRSRELWARRALAGELVGNAWTEIGAAVQGRPGTRLSVGGTGLLLNGEKFYSTGSIYADWIDVLAGEDGTEETVFLAVSTHQDGVENSDDWDGFGQRTTASGTARFRDAAVDPGEVIRAEERFGYQASFYQAFHLAALAGIARAATSEAAALLAARDRSYSHGNAARASADAQLLQVIGEASAQAYLLEALNERVAGTLRDAYLAQRSGDTERIRQTIDNTVLAASAAQVASIPAALRATGIVFDALGASAVREAAALDRHWRNARTVSSHNPWVYKARILGEYEVGGVLPDQHWRVGRPDGAAAAS; from the coding sequence GTGTCTACCCTCACCACCGCCCCCGCCCTTCCCACCGGTGTGGATGCGGACGGTCCGGCCGCAACCGATGCCGAGTTTGCCCGGATCCGCGCGGGCTTCCTGCCCCTGTTTGAGCGCATCGCCGCGGGGGCCGCCGAGCGCGACCGCACCCGCACCCTGCCGCGCGCGGAGATCCGTGAGCTGGCCGCCGCGGGCTTCGGGGCGCTGCGCGTGCCGCGCGCACTGGGCGGCCCGGGCCTGGATCTTGTGCAGGTATTCCGGCTGCTCGCCGAGCTCGCCGCCGCCGATTCCAATATCGCGCAGGCGCTGCGCGGACACTTCGCGTTTATCGAGGATCGCCTCGCCGGCGGTTCGCCCCGGTCCCGCGAGCTCTGGGCCCGGCGCGCGCTCGCGGGCGAGCTGGTGGGCAATGCCTGGACCGAGATCGGCGCCGCCGTGCAGGGCCGTCCCGGGACGCGGCTGAGCGTGGGCGGCACCGGGCTGCTGCTGAACGGCGAAAAATTTTATAGCACCGGCAGCATTTATGCCGATTGGATCGACGTGCTCGCGGGCGAGGACGGCACCGAGGAAACGGTATTCCTGGCTGTATCCACGCATCAGGACGGGGTGGAAAACAGCGATGACTGGGACGGCTTTGGCCAGCGCACCACGGCCTCCGGCACCGCGCGCTTCCGCGATGCGGCCGTGGATCCCGGGGAGGTCATCCGCGCCGAGGAACGCTTCGGCTATCAGGCCTCGTTTTATCAGGCCTTCCACCTGGCGGCACTCGCGGGTATCGCCCGCGCCGCGACCAGCGAGGCCGCCGCGCTGCTCGCCGCCCGCGATCGCTCCTATAGCCACGGCAATGCCGCCCGGGCCTCCGCCGATGCCCAGCTGCTCCAGGTGATTGGCGAGGCCTCCGCCCAGGCCTATCTGCTGGAGGCGCTGAACGAGCGGGTAGCGGGCACGCTGCGCGACGCCTATCTGGCGCAGCGCTCGGGCGATACCGAGCGTATCCGGCAGACGATTGATAACACGGTGCTCGCGGCCTCGGCCGCGCAGGTGGCGTCGATCCCGGCGGCGCTGCGGGCCACGGGCATCGTCTTTGATGCGCTCGGGGCCAGCGCCGTGCGCGAGGCAGCCGCGCTGGATCGGCACTGGCGCAATGCCCGCACGGTCTCCAGCCATAACCCGTGGGTATATAAGGCCCGCATCCTCGGCGAATACGAGGTGGGAGGGGTGCTGCCCGATCAGCACTGGCGCGTGGGCCGCCCGGACGGCGCCGCCGCGGCGTCCTAG
- a CDS encoding polyphosphate kinase 2 family protein, translated as MSFHSAAWSKDPQDTLRVGPDFDLSAVDPDSTPGFNGGKKAGRAELAAVSEDLSDLQERLFAAGTAGSTDSVLLVLQAMDTAGKGGIVRHVVGAVDPQGVQLASFKKPTPEELSHDFLWRIRKEVPAPGKIGVFDRSHYEDVLIGRVRSLAPAEEIERRYGAIVDFERELVDSGTRVIKVMLQISPETQKERLTERLNRPDKYWKFNPSDIDERAFWPAYQDAYQRALLRTSTADAPWFVVPANNKWYARVAVQHLLVDALSGINPQWPAATYDVEAEKLRLAASTV; from the coding sequence ATGTCATTCCATTCCGCTGCCTGGTCGAAGGACCCGCAGGATACGCTCCGTGTTGGCCCCGATTTTGATCTCTCGGCGGTGGACCCCGATTCCACCCCCGGCTTTAACGGCGGAAAAAAGGCGGGCCGCGCCGAACTCGCCGCGGTCTCCGAGGACCTGAGCGACCTCCAGGAGCGGCTCTTTGCCGCGGGCACCGCCGGCTCCACCGATTCGGTGCTGCTGGTCTTGCAGGCGATGGATACCGCGGGCAAGGGCGGAATCGTCCGCCACGTGGTGGGCGCCGTGGACCCGCAGGGTGTGCAGCTCGCGTCGTTTAAGAAGCCCACCCCCGAGGAGCTATCCCATGACTTCCTGTGGCGCATCCGGAAGGAGGTGCCCGCCCCCGGAAAAATCGGTGTATTTGACCGCTCCCACTATGAGGACGTCCTGATCGGCCGCGTGCGCAGCCTCGCGCCCGCCGAGGAGATCGAGCGCCGCTATGGCGCGATCGTGGACTTCGAGCGGGAGCTGGTGGACTCCGGCACCCGCGTGATTAAGGTCATGCTGCAGATCAGCCCGGAGACGCAGAAGGAGCGCCTCACCGAGCGCCTGAACCGGCCCGATAAATACTGGAAGTTTAACCCCTCCGATATCGATGAGCGCGCGTTCTGGCCCGCGTATCAGGACGCCTATCAGCGTGCCCTCCTGCGCACCTCCACCGCGGATGCGCCGTGGTTTGTGGTCCCGGCAAATAATAAGTGGTACGCGCGGGTCGCTGTGCAGCACCTGCTGGTGGACGCGCTGAGCGGCATCAACCCGCAGTGGCCCGCCGCCACCTATGACGTGGAGGCGGAGAAGCTGCGCCTCGCGGCCAGCACCGTGTAA
- a CDS encoding class I SAM-dependent methyltransferase, with protein sequence MNPGAESRTAYPDFEAARRRAVRGLRGRTLEIGAGRGANFADLDPAVDWVGLEPRPGARGPLARAAREAGFPGAVLTARAEDIPLPDHGVDNVLATRVLCSVDDLERALAEIARVLRPGGRLIAAEHVAAPAGSGAARLQRVLRPLTRRFQHGCDPTRDIARAIRESALVMVRVEEFALPVLGGLSLPSLLIEARRDG encoded by the coding sequence ATGAACCCGGGAGCCGAGAGCCGCACCGCCTATCCGGACTTCGAGGCAGCCCGGCGCCGGGCCGTGCGCGGATTGCGCGGGCGCACCCTGGAGATCGGCGCGGGGCGCGGGGCAAATTTTGCCGACCTGGATCCCGCGGTGGACTGGGTGGGGCTCGAACCGCGACCGGGAGCCCGCGGGCCCCTCGCGCGGGCCGCGCGCGAGGCCGGCTTCCCCGGGGCCGTGCTCACCGCGCGGGCCGAGGATATTCCGCTGCCCGATCACGGCGTGGATAACGTGCTGGCCACCCGGGTGCTGTGCAGCGTGGACGATCTGGAGCGCGCGCTGGCCGAGATCGCCCGGGTCCTGCGCCCCGGCGGGCGCCTGATCGCGGCCGAACACGTCGCTGCCCCCGCGGGCAGCGGCGCGGCCCGGCTCCAGCGCGTGCTGCGCCCCCTCACCCGAAGATTCCAGCACGGCTGTGATCCGACGCGGGATATCGCGCGCGCGATCCGCGAGAGTGCGCTGGTTATGGTGCGCGTGGAGGAGTTTGCGCTGCCCGTGCTGGGAGGGCTCTCGCTTCCCTCGCTGCTGATCGAGGCCCGCCGCGACGGCTAA
- a CDS encoding MFS transporter produces the protein MTTATSTRAARAEHGSPDKLRTAIGSAVGTTIENYDFLAYGTAAALYFNTVFFHAEDPVMGVLLGFATFGIGFAMRPLGGIIGGYLGDKIGRKPVLVGALLLMGISTVAIGVLPTYAQVGILAPILLTLIRMIQGIAFGAEWGGAILMTFEHAPWKKRGRYTAIPQAGVPLGLLLANVVFLWSTQLDSELAWRVPFLFSAVLVIAGMVIRAKVSESPEFTEAKEEGLIVKNPLKEVFRNDWRTILRVISLRLAESGGFYVIVTFMLSYLTGGDEPITDRSVALTGLIVAAALGAGTTILFGMLSDRIGRRTIYLIGTVLLIAFAFPMFLLVNTGLPYLIVFVYVIGMALIHDMLAGAQGAWFSELFSTNTRSSGASIGYQFSAAISGFIPLIATAVAIPLGWGGVALVYMACGVLGLCGALLTRETWGRAQRAEVDAIIAEHNAGRGRS, from the coding sequence ATGACTACGGCAACCTCAACACGGGCGGCGCGGGCCGAGCACGGCTCACCCGATAAGCTGCGCACGGCTATCGGTAGCGCGGTGGGCACCACGATCGAGAACTATGATTTTCTCGCCTATGGCACCGCCGCCGCGCTGTATTTCAACACCGTATTTTTCCATGCCGAGGACCCCGTCATGGGTGTGTTGCTTGGCTTTGCCACCTTCGGAATAGGCTTCGCGATGCGGCCCCTGGGCGGCATCATCGGCGGTTATCTGGGCGATAAGATCGGCCGCAAGCCCGTGCTGGTGGGGGCGCTGCTGCTGATGGGAATCTCCACGGTCGCAATCGGCGTATTGCCCACCTACGCGCAGGTGGGCATCCTCGCGCCGATCCTGCTCACGCTGATCCGGATGATCCAGGGCATCGCCTTTGGAGCCGAATGGGGCGGCGCGATCCTGATGACTTTTGAGCATGCGCCGTGGAAAAAGCGCGGCCGCTATACGGCCATCCCGCAGGCGGGTGTCCCGCTGGGACTGCTGCTGGCCAATGTGGTTTTCCTCTGGTCCACCCAGCTGGATAGCGAGCTGGCCTGGCGCGTGCCGTTCCTGTTTAGCGCCGTACTGGTGATCGCGGGTATGGTCATCCGCGCGAAGGTATCCGAGTCGCCCGAGTTCACGGAGGCCAAGGAGGAGGGCCTGATCGTGAAGAACCCCCTCAAGGAGGTCTTCCGCAACGACTGGCGCACGATCCTGCGCGTCATCTCGCTGCGCCTCGCGGAGTCCGGTGGTTTTTATGTGATCGTCACGTTTATGCTGTCCTATCTGACCGGCGGCGATGAGCCCATCACCGACCGTTCGGTGGCCCTGACCGGGCTCATCGTGGCCGCGGCGCTCGGCGCGGGCACCACAATCCTGTTTGGCATGCTCTCGGATCGGATCGGCCGCCGCACCATCTACCTGATCGGCACGGTGTTGCTGATCGCGTTTGCCTTCCCGATGTTCCTGCTGGTCAATACCGGGCTGCCCTATCTGATCGTATTTGTTTATGTGATCGGGATGGCGCTGATCCACGATATGCTCGCGGGCGCGCAGGGTGCGTGGTTCTCGGAGCTCTTCAGCACCAATACCCGCTCCTCCGGGGCCTCGATCGGCTATCAGTTCTCTGCCGCAATCTCGGGCTTTATTCCGCTGATCGCCACGGCCGTGGCCATTCCGCTGGGCTGGGGCGGCGTCGCGCTGGTATATATGGCCTGCGGTGTGCTGGGCCTGTGTGGCGCGCTGCTGACCCGGGAAACCTGGGGCCGCGCGCAGCGCGCCGAGGTGGACGCGATCATCGCCGAGCATAACGCCGGGCGCGGCCGCTCCTAG
- a CDS encoding FadR/GntR family transcriptional regulator, with amino-acid sequence MATAEDQWQPVQRLRTYEQVMAQIEERILDGRLKAGDHLPSERELSVSLGVSRPSLRESLRVLEALGVIDIRRGGEGGAVLNSTPGQGMVNLLKLQIALAQFSWTDVLETRLALERWTVEEAARRATEEDHRELGDILDRMDDPEIQSPEFNRLDAAFHMRIAESTGNALTAHFMGSLRTAIHRQMVEMYAGLSDWKKTAKTVRREHRALFQAITDRDGTRAAALMTAHINDFYDMQSPRGAVRPD; translated from the coding sequence GTGGCAACCGCGGAGGATCAGTGGCAGCCGGTGCAGCGGCTACGCACTTACGAGCAGGTCATGGCGCAGATCGAGGAGCGCATCCTCGACGGCAGGCTCAAGGCCGGGGATCATCTCCCGAGCGAGCGCGAACTCTCGGTATCCCTCGGGGTCTCCCGGCCCTCGCTGCGCGAATCCCTGCGGGTACTCGAGGCGCTTGGCGTGATCGATATCCGGCGCGGGGGAGAGGGCGGGGCCGTCCTCAACTCCACGCCGGGTCAGGGCATGGTCAACCTGCTCAAATTGCAGATCGCCCTCGCCCAGTTCTCCTGGACCGATGTCCTGGAGACCCGCCTCGCCCTCGAACGCTGGACGGTCGAGGAGGCCGCGCGCCGCGCGACCGAGGAGGACCACCGCGAGCTGGGTGACATCCTGGATCGGATGGACGATCCGGAGATTCAGAGCCCCGAGTTTAACCGCCTGGACGCGGCCTTTCATATGCGCATTGCCGAGTCCACGGGCAACGCGCTGACCGCCCACTTCATGGGCTCGCTGCGCACCGCCATTCACCGCCAGATGGTGGAGATGTATGCGGGGCTCAGCGATTGGAAAAAAACGGCAAAAACCGTTCGCCGCGAGCACCGGGCCCTGTTTCAGGCCATCACGGACCGCGACGGAACCCGCGCGGCCGCACTGATGACCGCGCATATTAACGATTTCTATGACATGCAGTCGCCCCGGGGGGCGGTGCGGCCCGACTAG